From Pseudomonas sp. CCI4.2, one genomic window encodes:
- a CDS encoding DUF2946 domain-containing protein, translating to MSRRRLAFAWIACFAVFFNMFAMPMTSAAPKTVDEALLWGSFCSASGTRLVAISLGKTEQSPAQKDDHAAMQHCWCCAGSAPLVSVPSGFTPWYALQAETTLAREVQSPSALSPRQQWPSLNPRAPPRV from the coding sequence ATGTCTCGACGCCGGTTGGCATTTGCCTGGATTGCCTGCTTTGCAGTGTTTTTCAACATGTTCGCCATGCCGATGACCAGCGCTGCACCGAAAACTGTTGATGAAGCGTTGTTGTGGGGCAGCTTTTGTTCAGCAAGCGGCACTCGGCTGGTGGCGATTTCACTGGGCAAGACTGAACAAAGCCCTGCGCAGAAAGACGATCACGCCGCCATGCAGCATTGCTGGTGCTGCGCAGGTTCGGCGCCGCTGGTGTCTGTGCCATCCGGCTTCACCCCGTGGTATGCGCTGCAAGCCGAAACGACGCTAGCGCGCGAAGTTCAATCTCCAAGTGCATTGTCCCCGCGCCAACAATGGCCGAGTCTCAACCCCCGAGCCCCTCCCCGCGTCTGA
- a CDS encoding cobalt-precorrin-6A reductase: MKRLLLLGGVTDALAIARRLGPQHIYSLAGVGRVPTDLTCHVRVGGYGGAEGLAQFIRDEGIDLLLDATHPYAAQISQNAARAAQLSAIPCWALRRTGWQAQITDDWREVADWPELITALVPFKRPLFTLGREPLQHLHEIPAQQFWTLRALENTVTHTPGNDRCDVIAARGPFLLEDERRLFASRNIDVLISKNSGGSATEAKLEVARERRIPVLILRRPVLPQVDLEFTEVSELLEKLVQTQFL; this comes from the coding sequence GTGAAGCGCCTGTTATTACTGGGCGGCGTGACCGACGCACTGGCCATCGCCCGTCGATTGGGGCCGCAGCACATCTACAGCCTGGCCGGTGTGGGCCGGGTGCCAACTGACTTGACCTGCCATGTGCGTGTCGGCGGTTACGGCGGTGCCGAAGGATTAGCGCAGTTTATTCGCGACGAAGGCATCGACTTGCTGCTGGACGCCACTCACCCTTATGCCGCACAAATCAGCCAGAACGCGGCGCGCGCGGCGCAACTCAGCGCTATCCCGTGCTGGGCCTTGCGCCGAACGGGGTGGCAAGCGCAAATAACCGATGACTGGCGTGAAGTTGCTGACTGGCCCGAACTGATCACCGCCCTCGTCCCGTTCAAACGCCCACTGTTCACCCTCGGCCGCGAACCCTTGCAGCACCTTCATGAAATACCAGCCCAGCAGTTCTGGACCTTGCGCGCATTGGAGAACACCGTCACCCACACCCCCGGCAATGACCGTTGCGACGTCATCGCCGCACGCGGGCCGTTTTTGCTGGAGGACGAACGCAGGTTATTTGCCAGCCGAAACATCGACGTCCTGATCAGCAAAAACAGCGGCGGCAGCGCCACCGAGGCAAAGCTTGAGGTGGCGCGAGAGCGTCGGATACCGGTGTTGATTTTGCGTCGGCCAGTGTTGCCGCAAGTGGATCTGGAATTTACCGAAGTCAGTGAACTGCTGGAGAAGTTAGTCCAAACCCAATTTCTGTAG